One Pseudodesulfovibrio senegalensis DNA segment encodes these proteins:
- a CDS encoding cytochrome c3 family protein, with translation MRIVLLGSLLLAGVCALAVGNTVAGDKPDKEECFATSLHHTTRGMGHWYNAADGFSAVTGVPYKDLGCKGCHVSSCNDCHLEKTENGYAYSTEKARDSNTCLKCHAREKATLGMDKARGIESVHMGSMECADCHSKREVHGDGTCYDSMRAPGALDTKCTNCHTAEGGDAPALPGTRSHTVHKDQLDCTACHVSNTMTCYNCHFGVLKETGKKSESFAAKAKDFLLLVKYDGKVTSGTLQTLVGPDNYPFVTYVPYFTHSVMAEGRTCEQCHATEAVSLLAQGKRYAPGTVKDGKVVFKTGVIPLAPELLDWPFLEKKQGKWTPFKPENKPLIQLGVYAEPFSAKELKAMKKKQVFKP, from the coding sequence ATGCGAATTGTGCTGTTGGGCTCTTTGCTTCTTGCGGGAGTCTGTGCGCTGGCGGTCGGGAACACCGTGGCCGGGGATAAACCGGACAAGGAGGAATGCTTTGCCACCAGCCTGCACCACACCACCCGGGGCATGGGGCATTGGTACAACGCCGCGGACGGATTCAGCGCGGTGACCGGTGTTCCGTACAAGGACCTCGGGTGCAAGGGCTGCCATGTTTCCTCCTGCAATGACTGTCATCTGGAGAAAACCGAAAACGGGTATGCCTATTCCACGGAAAAGGCGCGCGACTCCAATACCTGCCTCAAATGCCATGCCCGTGAAAAGGCCACGCTGGGCATGGACAAGGCCCGGGGCATCGAGAGCGTGCACATGGGCAGCATGGAATGTGCGGACTGCCATTCGAAACGAGAGGTGCATGGCGACGGAACCTGCTACGACAGCATGCGCGCGCCCGGCGCTCTGGATACCAAGTGTACCAACTGCCATACCGCGGAAGGAGGCGATGCTCCCGCCCTGCCGGGGACCAGGTCTCATACGGTGCACAAGGACCAACTCGACTGCACGGCCTGCCACGTCTCCAACACCATGACCTGTTACAACTGCCACTTTGGCGTGCTCAAGGAAACCGGAAAGAAGTCCGAGAGTTTTGCGGCCAAGGCCAAGGATTTCCTGCTGCTGGTCAAATATGACGGCAAGGTCACCAGCGGAACCCTGCAAACATTGGTGGGGCCGGACAATTACCCGTTCGTGACCTATGTGCCGTACTTCACCCACTCGGTGATGGCCGAGGGCCGGACGTGTGAACAGTGCCACGCCACGGAAGCGGTTTCCCTGCTTGCACAGGGAAAACGGTATGCTCCGGGCACGGTCAAGGACGGCAAGGTCGTTTTCAAGACGGGCGTGATTCCGTTGGCTCCCGAGCTTCTGGATTGGCCCTTCCTTGAAAAGAAACAGGGTAAGTGGACGCCCTTCAAACCGGAAAACAAACCGTTGATACAGCTCGGCGTGTATGCCGAACCGTTTTCGGCAAAAGAGCTGAAAGCCATGAAGAAAAAACAGGTGTTCAAGCCCTGA
- a CDS encoding nitrite reductase, protein MSDNKENSLAVMPVRRTDGTHALRLCLDQGLLTPDMTRRVVGIMDSCPGVTLRATTGQRMNLENVPGDRLDEVVALLGTAIPKCPPGVSVCSGGDLCKLGMQPTRSMADRLLAVIRENGPYPFKVKSGVSGCGMACGLSFVRDVGLVAGAKGWDVYFGGCATSKACPGVRIGKGLSADKALEVVGRALVFYRENGKKRERTSGLMRRLGKEALLSALA, encoded by the coding sequence ATGAGTGACAATAAAGAAAATTCCCTGGCCGTGATGCCGGTCAGACGCACGGACGGAACCCATGCCCTGCGTCTGTGTCTGGATCAGGGATTGCTGACCCCGGACATGACGCGCCGCGTGGTGGGCATCATGGACAGTTGCCCGGGGGTGACCCTGCGCGCCACCACCGGCCAGCGCATGAATCTGGAAAATGTGCCCGGGGACCGGCTGGACGAGGTGGTGGCCCTGCTGGGTACGGCCATCCCCAAATGCCCGCCGGGCGTGTCGGTATGTTCGGGCGGCGATCTGTGCAAGCTGGGCATGCAGCCCACCCGGAGCATGGCAGACCGCCTGCTGGCCGTGATCAGGGAAAACGGCCCATATCCGTTCAAGGTCAAGTCCGGGGTGTCCGGCTGCGGCATGGCCTGCGGCCTCAGCTTTGTGCGCGATGTCGGTCTGGTGGCCGGTGCAAAAGGCTGGGACGTGTATTTCGGCGGTTGCGCCACAAGCAAGGCCTGCCCCGGTGTGCGCATCGGCAAGGGGCTGAGTGCGGACAAGGCTCTCGAGGTGGTCGGCCGGGCGTTGGTATTTTATCGTGAAAACGGCAAAAAACGTGAACGGACCAGCGGCCTGATGCGGCGTCTGGGCAAGGAAGCACTGCTGTCCGCGCTGGCATGA
- a CDS encoding sigma-54 interaction domain-containing protein, which yields MKPSSRNRLYDTILDSINEGVFTVDLERRVLSFNAAAERITGISRKEAEGRKCSEIIRADLCRSSCAMERTLRSGNPVVNATTHITTSKGERIPVRIATALLRDEKGTVIGGVETFQDLSQVEQLRKALEARYTFKDIIGRSPAMTKLFATLPLVAESESTVLIQGATGTGKELFARTIHNLSPRRKGRFVAVNCAALPDTLLESELFGYKAGAFTDAKQDKPGRFELARGGTIFLDEICDLNPVVQVRLLRVLQERYIEPLGGVTPTKVDVRIIAAAKMDLAELVKKGTFRDDLYYRIRVVHLVLPPLEQRRGDIPLLVNHLVTKFNHLQGKAVTGLSERAMARLLAHDYPGNVRELENIIEQAFVLCRGERIRYRHLPRELRRTDTSFDHAHTPRSLKDMERALIRDALQRNDGNRSHTARELGINPSTLYRKMQRLGITHEAAGQ from the coding sequence GTGAAACCATCGTCCCGAAACCGCCTCTACGACACCATCCTCGACTCCATCAACGAGGGAGTGTTCACCGTGGACCTTGAACGCCGCGTTCTCTCGTTCAACGCGGCGGCCGAACGCATCACCGGAATATCCAGAAAGGAAGCCGAAGGCCGCAAATGCAGCGAAATCATCCGGGCGGACCTGTGCCGCAGTTCCTGCGCCATGGAACGCACCCTGCGTTCCGGGAACCCGGTGGTCAACGCCACCACACACATCACCACCTCCAAGGGCGAACGCATCCCCGTGCGCATCGCCACCGCCCTGCTCAGGGATGAAAAGGGAACCGTCATCGGCGGGGTCGAGACCTTTCAGGATCTTTCGCAGGTGGAGCAACTGCGCAAGGCGCTGGAGGCGCGCTACACCTTCAAGGACATCATCGGCCGCAGTCCGGCCATGACCAAGCTCTTTGCCACGCTGCCGCTGGTGGCGGAAAGCGAAAGCACCGTGCTCATTCAGGGTGCCACGGGAACCGGCAAAGAGCTGTTCGCCCGCACCATCCACAACCTTTCCCCCCGGCGCAAGGGCCGGTTCGTGGCCGTGAACTGCGCAGCCCTGCCCGACACCCTGCTGGAATCCGAACTGTTCGGCTACAAGGCCGGGGCGTTCACGGACGCCAAGCAGGACAAGCCCGGGCGTTTTGAACTGGCGCGGGGCGGCACCATCTTTCTGGATGAGATATGCGACCTCAATCCCGTGGTGCAGGTGCGCCTGCTGCGCGTGCTGCAGGAGCGCTACATCGAGCCGCTGGGCGGGGTGACCCCCACCAAGGTGGACGTGCGCATCATTGCCGCGGCCAAGATGGACCTGGCCGAACTGGTCAAAAAAGGCACGTTCCGCGACGACCTCTATTATCGCATCCGCGTGGTGCATCTCGTGCTGCCGCCGCTGGAGCAGCGCCGGGGCGACATTCCCCTGCTGGTCAACCATCTGGTGACCAAGTTCAACCATTTGCAGGGCAAGGCCGTGACCGGGCTTTCGGAACGCGCCATGGCCCGCCTGCTGGCCCACGACTACCCCGGCAACGTCCGCGAGCTGGAAAACATCATCGAGCAGGCGTTCGTGCTCTGCCGTGGCGAGCGCATCCGCTATCGGCACCTGCCCCGCGAACTGCGCCGAACCGACACGTCCTTTGACCATGCCCACACTCCGCGTTCCCTCAAGGACATGGAACGCGCCCTGATCCGCGACGCCCTGCAGCGCAACGACGGCAACCGCAGCCATACGGCCCGCGAACTGGGCATTAACCCCAGCACCCTGTACCGCAAGATGCAGCGCCTTGGCATCACGCATGAGGCTGCCGGGCAGTAG